One region of Salvelinus sp. IW2-2015 linkage group LG6.1, ASM291031v2, whole genome shotgun sequence genomic DNA includes:
- the u2af2a gene encoding U2 small nuclear RNA auxiliary factor 2a isoform X1, with product MSDFDEFERQLSENKQAQLVEHGACNARIGRSIPGNTPEKDKENRHHRRSPSRSRSRERKRRSRDKDRRSRDRRGDSKERRPRRSSPSQQQPQEIAVSRSPHRETKKKNKVKKYWDVPPPGFEHISVMQYKAMQAAGQIPATALLPTMTPDGLAVTPTPVPVVGSQMTRQARRLYVGNIPFGITEESMMDFFNAQMRLGGLTQAPGNPVLAVQINQDKNFAFLEFRSVDETTQAMAFDGIIFQGQSLKIRRPHDYQPLPGMSENPSVYVPGVVSTVVPDSAHKLFIGGLPNYLNDDQVKELLTSFGPLKAFNLVKDSATGLSKGYAFCEYVDVNLNDQITMENQAIAGLNGMQLGDKKLLVQRASVGSKNATLTSINQTPVTLQVPGLMNSSMTQMAGLPTEVLCLMNMVAVEELVDEEEYEEIVEDVRDECSKYGQVKSIEIPRPVDGLEVPGTGKIFVEFMSVFDSQKAMQGLTGRKFANRVVVTKYCDPDAYHRRDFW from the exons ATGTCGGATTTCGACGAATTCGAGAGACAACTGTCTGAAAACAAACAAg ctcagttggtagagcatggcgcttgcaacgccaggataggtCGCTCGATTCCCGGGAACAccc CGGAGAAGGACAAGGAGAACCGCCACCACCGTCGCTCCCCCTCTCGCAGCcgcagcagagagaggaagaggaggagcagagacaaGGACAGACGCAGCAGGGATCGCCGTGGAGACAGCAAGGAGCGCAGACCGAGACGCAG CTCACCATCCCAACAACAACCCCAAGAGATTGCTGTAAG TCGTTCCCCGCACCGTGAAACGAAGAAGAAGAACAAAGTGAAGAAGTACTGGGACGTCCCTCCTCCTGGCTTTGAACACATCAGTGTGATGCAGTACAAAGCCATGCAGG CTGCGGGTCAGATCCCAGCCACGGCCCTGCTGCCCACCATGACCCCAGACGGCCTGGCCGTGACCCCCACTCCTGTCCCTGTGGTGGGAAGCCAGATGACCAGACAGGCCCGTCGGCTCTACGTGGGGAACATCCCCTTCGGCATCACAGAG GAGTCCATGATGGATTTCTTCAACGCTCAGATGCGTCTGGGCGGTCTCACTCAGGCTCCAGGGAACCCCGTCCTCGCTGTTCAGATCAATCAGGACAAGAACTTTGCCTTCCTCGAG TTCCGCTCAGTGGATGAGACAACCCAGGCCATGGCGTTCGACGGCATCATCTTCCAGGGACAGAGTCTGAAGATCCGCCGTCCCCATGACTACCAGCCTCTGCCCGGCATGAGCGAGAACCCCAGCGTCTACGTGCCTG GCGTGGTGTCCACAGTGGTGCCTGACTCGGCCCACAAGCTGTTCATCGGGGGCCTGCCCAACTACCTGAATGATGACCAG gTGAAGGAGCTCCTGACATCGTTTGGGCCTCTCAAGGCCTTTAACTTGGTCAAGGATAGTGCCACAGGTTTGTCTAAGGGTTATGCGTTCTGTGAGTATGTAGACGTCAACCTGAACGACCAGATCACCATGGAGAatcag GCCATAGCAGGACTCAACGGCATGCAGCTGGGAGATAAAAAGCTCCTGGTGCAGAGAGCCAGCGTGGGATCCAAGAATGCCACTCTG acAAGTATAAACCAGACCCCGGTGACGCTRCAGGTGCCGGGCCTGATGAACAGCTCAATGACCCAGATGGCCGGCCTGCCCACTGAGGTGCTGTGTCTGATGAATATGGTGGCTGTGGAGGAGCTGGTGGATGAAGAGGAATACGAGGAGATCGTGGAGGATGTGAGGGACGAGTGCAGCAAGTACGGCCAGGTCAAGAGCATTGAGATCCCCAGACCTGTGGATGGGCTGGAGGTCCCTGGCACTggcaag ATCTTTGTGGAGTTCATGTCAGTGTTTGACTCCCAGAAGGCCATGCAGGGTCTGACGGGCAGGAAGTTTGCTAACCGGGTGGTGGTGACCAAATACTGCGACCCTGATGCCTACCACCGCCGAGACTTCTGGTAG
- the u2af2a gene encoding U2 small nuclear RNA auxiliary factor 2a isoform X4 translates to MSDFDEFERQLSENKQAEKDKENRHHRRSPSRSRSRERKRRSRDKDRRSRDRRGDSKERRPRRSRSPHRETKKKNKVKKYWDVPPPGFEHISVMQYKAMQAAGQIPATALLPTMTPDGLAVTPTPVPVVGSQMTRQARRLYVGNIPFGITEESMMDFFNAQMRLGGLTQAPGNPVLAVQINQDKNFAFLEFRSVDETTQAMAFDGIIFQGQSLKIRRPHDYQPLPGMSENPSVYVPGVVSTVVPDSAHKLFIGGLPNYLNDDQVKELLTSFGPLKAFNLVKDSATGLSKGYAFCEYVDVNLNDQITMENQAIAGLNGMQLGDKKLLVQRASVGSKNATLTSINQTPVTLQVPGLMNSSMTQMAGLPTEVLCLMNMVAVEELVDEEEYEEIVEDVRDECSKYGQVKSIEIPRPVDGLEVPGTGKIFVEFMSVFDSQKAMQGLTGRKFANRVVVTKYCDPDAYHRRDFW, encoded by the exons ATGTCGGATTTCGACGAATTCGAGAGACAACTGTCTGAAAACAAACAAg CGGAGAAGGACAAGGAGAACCGCCACCACCGTCGCTCCCCCTCTCGCAGCcgcagcagagagaggaagaggaggagcagagacaaGGACAGACGCAGCAGGGATCGCCGTGGAGACAGCAAGGAGCGCAGACCGAGACGCAG TCGTTCCCCGCACCGTGAAACGAAGAAGAAGAACAAAGTGAAGAAGTACTGGGACGTCCCTCCTCCTGGCTTTGAACACATCAGTGTGATGCAGTACAAAGCCATGCAGG CTGCGGGTCAGATCCCAGCCACGGCCCTGCTGCCCACCATGACCCCAGACGGCCTGGCCGTGACCCCCACTCCTGTCCCTGTGGTGGGAAGCCAGATGACCAGACAGGCCCGTCGGCTCTACGTGGGGAACATCCCCTTCGGCATCACAGAG GAGTCCATGATGGATTTCTTCAACGCTCAGATGCGTCTGGGCGGTCTCACTCAGGCTCCAGGGAACCCCGTCCTCGCTGTTCAGATCAATCAGGACAAGAACTTTGCCTTCCTCGAG TTCCGCTCAGTGGATGAGACAACCCAGGCCATGGCGTTCGACGGCATCATCTTCCAGGGACAGAGTCTGAAGATCCGCCGTCCCCATGACTACCAGCCTCTGCCCGGCATGAGCGAGAACCCCAGCGTCTACGTGCCTG GCGTGGTGTCCACAGTGGTGCCTGACTCGGCCCACAAGCTGTTCATCGGGGGCCTGCCCAACTACCTGAATGATGACCAG gTGAAGGAGCTCCTGACATCGTTTGGGCCTCTCAAGGCCTTTAACTTGGTCAAGGATAGTGCCACAGGTTTGTCTAAGGGTTATGCGTTCTGTGAGTATGTAGACGTCAACCTGAACGACCAGATCACCATGGAGAatcag GCCATAGCAGGACTCAACGGCATGCAGCTGGGAGATAAAAAGCTCCTGGTGCAGAGAGCCAGCGTGGGATCCAAGAATGCCACTCTG acAAGTATAAACCAGACCCCGGTGACGCTRCAGGTGCCGGGCCTGATGAACAGCTCAATGACCCAGATGGCCGGCCTGCCCACTGAGGTGCTGTGTCTGATGAATATGGTGGCTGTGGAGGAGCTGGTGGATGAAGAGGAATACGAGGAGATCGTGGAGGATGTGAGGGACGAGTGCAGCAAGTACGGCCAGGTCAAGAGCATTGAGATCCCCAGACCTGTGGATGGGCTGGAGGTCCCTGGCACTggcaag ATCTTTGTGGAGTTCATGTCAGTGTTTGACTCCCAGAAGGCCATGCAGGGTCTGACGGGCAGGAAGTTTGCTAACCGGGTGGTGGTGACCAAATACTGCGACCCTGATGCCTACCACCGCCGAGACTTCTGGTAG
- the u2af2a gene encoding U2 small nuclear RNA auxiliary factor 2a isoform X3, which yields MSDFDEFERQLSENKQAEKDKENRHHRRSPSRSRSRERKRRSRDKDRRSRDRRGDSKERRPRRSSPSQQQPQEIAVSRSPHRETKKKNKVKKYWDVPPPGFEHISVMQYKAMQAAGQIPATALLPTMTPDGLAVTPTPVPVVGSQMTRQARRLYVGNIPFGITEESMMDFFNAQMRLGGLTQAPGNPVLAVQINQDKNFAFLEFRSVDETTQAMAFDGIIFQGQSLKIRRPHDYQPLPGMSENPSVYVPGVVSTVVPDSAHKLFIGGLPNYLNDDQVKELLTSFGPLKAFNLVKDSATGLSKGYAFCEYVDVNLNDQITMENQAIAGLNGMQLGDKKLLVQRASVGSKNATLTSINQTPVTLQVPGLMNSSMTQMAGLPTEVLCLMNMVAVEELVDEEEYEEIVEDVRDECSKYGQVKSIEIPRPVDGLEVPGTGKIFVEFMSVFDSQKAMQGLTGRKFANRVVVTKYCDPDAYHRRDFW from the exons ATGTCGGATTTCGACGAATTCGAGAGACAACTGTCTGAAAACAAACAAg CGGAGAAGGACAAGGAGAACCGCCACCACCGTCGCTCCCCCTCTCGCAGCcgcagcagagagaggaagaggaggagcagagacaaGGACAGACGCAGCAGGGATCGCCGTGGAGACAGCAAGGAGCGCAGACCGAGACGCAG CTCACCATCCCAACAACAACCCCAAGAGATTGCTGTAAG TCGTTCCCCGCACCGTGAAACGAAGAAGAAGAACAAAGTGAAGAAGTACTGGGACGTCCCTCCTCCTGGCTTTGAACACATCAGTGTGATGCAGTACAAAGCCATGCAGG CTGCGGGTCAGATCCCAGCCACGGCCCTGCTGCCCACCATGACCCCAGACGGCCTGGCCGTGACCCCCACTCCTGTCCCTGTGGTGGGAAGCCAGATGACCAGACAGGCCCGTCGGCTCTACGTGGGGAACATCCCCTTCGGCATCACAGAG GAGTCCATGATGGATTTCTTCAACGCTCAGATGCGTCTGGGCGGTCTCACTCAGGCTCCAGGGAACCCCGTCCTCGCTGTTCAGATCAATCAGGACAAGAACTTTGCCTTCCTCGAG TTCCGCTCAGTGGATGAGACAACCCAGGCCATGGCGTTCGACGGCATCATCTTCCAGGGACAGAGTCTGAAGATCCGCCGTCCCCATGACTACCAGCCTCTGCCCGGCATGAGCGAGAACCCCAGCGTCTACGTGCCTG GCGTGGTGTCCACAGTGGTGCCTGACTCGGCCCACAAGCTGTTCATCGGGGGCCTGCCCAACTACCTGAATGATGACCAG gTGAAGGAGCTCCTGACATCGTTTGGGCCTCTCAAGGCCTTTAACTTGGTCAAGGATAGTGCCACAGGTTTGTCTAAGGGTTATGCGTTCTGTGAGTATGTAGACGTCAACCTGAACGACCAGATCACCATGGAGAatcag GCCATAGCAGGACTCAACGGCATGCAGCTGGGAGATAAAAAGCTCCTGGTGCAGAGAGCCAGCGTGGGATCCAAGAATGCCACTCTG acAAGTATAAACCAGACCCCGGTGACGCTRCAGGTGCCGGGCCTGATGAACAGCTCAATGACCCAGATGGCCGGCCTGCCCACTGAGGTGCTGTGTCTGATGAATATGGTGGCTGTGGAGGAGCTGGTGGATGAAGAGGAATACGAGGAGATCGTGGAGGATGTGAGGGACGAGTGCAGCAAGTACGGCCAGGTCAAGAGCATTGAGATCCCCAGACCTGTGGATGGGCTGGAGGTCCCTGGCACTggcaag ATCTTTGTGGAGTTCATGTCAGTGTTTGACTCCCAGAAGGCCATGCAGGGTCTGACGGGCAGGAAGTTTGCTAACCGGGTGGTGGTGACCAAATACTGCGACCCTGATGCCTACCACCGCCGAGACTTCTGGTAG
- the u2af2a gene encoding U2 small nuclear RNA auxiliary factor 2a isoform X2: MSDFDEFERQLSENKQAQLVEHGACNARIGRSIPGNTPEKDKENRHHRRSPSRSRSRERKRRSRDKDRRSRDRRGDSKERRPRRSRSPHRETKKKNKVKKYWDVPPPGFEHISVMQYKAMQAAGQIPATALLPTMTPDGLAVTPTPVPVVGSQMTRQARRLYVGNIPFGITEESMMDFFNAQMRLGGLTQAPGNPVLAVQINQDKNFAFLEFRSVDETTQAMAFDGIIFQGQSLKIRRPHDYQPLPGMSENPSVYVPGVVSTVVPDSAHKLFIGGLPNYLNDDQVKELLTSFGPLKAFNLVKDSATGLSKGYAFCEYVDVNLNDQITMENQAIAGLNGMQLGDKKLLVQRASVGSKNATLTSINQTPVTLQVPGLMNSSMTQMAGLPTEVLCLMNMVAVEELVDEEEYEEIVEDVRDECSKYGQVKSIEIPRPVDGLEVPGTGKIFVEFMSVFDSQKAMQGLTGRKFANRVVVTKYCDPDAYHRRDFW, translated from the exons ATGTCGGATTTCGACGAATTCGAGAGACAACTGTCTGAAAACAAACAAg ctcagttggtagagcatggcgcttgcaacgccaggataggtCGCTCGATTCCCGGGAACAccc CGGAGAAGGACAAGGAGAACCGCCACCACCGTCGCTCCCCCTCTCGCAGCcgcagcagagagaggaagaggaggagcagagacaaGGACAGACGCAGCAGGGATCGCCGTGGAGACAGCAAGGAGCGCAGACCGAGACGCAG TCGTTCCCCGCACCGTGAAACGAAGAAGAAGAACAAAGTGAAGAAGTACTGGGACGTCCCTCCTCCTGGCTTTGAACACATCAGTGTGATGCAGTACAAAGCCATGCAGG CTGCGGGTCAGATCCCAGCCACGGCCCTGCTGCCCACCATGACCCCAGACGGCCTGGCCGTGACCCCCACTCCTGTCCCTGTGGTGGGAAGCCAGATGACCAGACAGGCCCGTCGGCTCTACGTGGGGAACATCCCCTTCGGCATCACAGAG GAGTCCATGATGGATTTCTTCAACGCTCAGATGCGTCTGGGCGGTCTCACTCAGGCTCCAGGGAACCCCGTCCTCGCTGTTCAGATCAATCAGGACAAGAACTTTGCCTTCCTCGAG TTCCGCTCAGTGGATGAGACAACCCAGGCCATGGCGTTCGACGGCATCATCTTCCAGGGACAGAGTCTGAAGATCCGCCGTCCCCATGACTACCAGCCTCTGCCCGGCATGAGCGAGAACCCCAGCGTCTACGTGCCTG GCGTGGTGTCCACAGTGGTGCCTGACTCGGCCCACAAGCTGTTCATCGGGGGCCTGCCCAACTACCTGAATGATGACCAG gTGAAGGAGCTCCTGACATCGTTTGGGCCTCTCAAGGCCTTTAACTTGGTCAAGGATAGTGCCACAGGTTTGTCTAAGGGTTATGCGTTCTGTGAGTATGTAGACGTCAACCTGAACGACCAGATCACCATGGAGAatcag GCCATAGCAGGACTCAACGGCATGCAGCTGGGAGATAAAAAGCTCCTGGTGCAGAGAGCCAGCGTGGGATCCAAGAATGCCACTCTG acAAGTATAAACCAGACCCCGGTGACGCTRCAGGTGCCGGGCCTGATGAACAGCTCAATGACCCAGATGGCCGGCCTGCCCACTGAGGTGCTGTGTCTGATGAATATGGTGGCTGTGGAGGAGCTGGTGGATGAAGAGGAATACGAGGAGATCGTGGAGGATGTGAGGGACGAGTGCAGCAAGTACGGCCAGGTCAAGAGCATTGAGATCCCCAGACCTGTGGATGGGCTGGAGGTCCCTGGCACTggcaag ATCTTTGTGGAGTTCATGTCAGTGTTTGACTCCCAGAAGGCCATGCAGGGTCTGACGGGCAGGAAGTTTGCTAACCGGGTGGTGGTGACCAAATACTGCGACCCTGATGCCTACCACCGCCGAGACTTCTGGTAG